In Pirellula sp. SH-Sr6A, the DNA window GCCGTCACCTCGGTCTGGAAGGCACTCGCGAGTCTTGTTACCGGGCAGGCCCCCTACTGAGGGCTCCTGTACGGAGCTGGACGATTGGAAAATGGGCTCTTGGAAAGTCCGACCCTATCGACTAAGGTTTGCCAGACTTCCCGGTGGAGAGTTGGCTGGCGATCCACTCCTCCAGTTCGTTCCAATCGACGGGTGGTAGTTTGTTGAGATCCGGGCGAAGTGCGATCGCGTCATGAATATAAACGTGGTGGATTTCCTTTTGGGACTTCGACGTGTTCCAATGCAATAGAATTCGGACGCATGCCCCGAGCGAACCGGGAACGTCGACTTCGTACCCGCATAGAAGGGGGATATCGATCCAGCCCATTTGCCTCGCCGCGAGGGCGGGAAACTCTGCATTGAGGTCTCGAGTGACGGTAAAAATTGCGCTCGCTACGTCTTCTTGGGCAATTTCGTTTCGGCGAATCATGAGTGCCAGCAACTGACGCGTTCCTTTGAGAATCGCTTCTTTGGAGTTGCTCTCGACAGTCGTTGCCCCGCGTACGCCGCGACAAAGCTTGCCCCCGTCCATCCGTTTGTCCTTTTCAAATCCCTGCAATTGACGAAAATTCAATCTCGTCAAAGTACAACCTTTCAGTCGCCCTGCAAAGTCAACTTGCCATGCAAATCGACGAAACTACGCAATCCGGTCCGAACGAATCCGGAACGCTCGCCGAACTCGATCCCAAGTCCTTCTCGATCCTGGTGGTCGACAATGATCCTGCGCTCGCCCAAGCCATGTTCGAGAGCTTGGAAAAGACAGGCTATCGATGCACCGTCGCGACGAGCGGCCCCGAGGGGAAGCGGCATCTCGAACAAAACACCTTCGATGTCATCATCACCGATTTGATGATGAACGACTTTGACGGCATGCAGGTGCTGGCCATGGCCCGACAACTGCTTCCCGAGAGCCAAGTCATCATGGTTACGGGGCACGCGACCGTTTCCAAAGCGGTGGAGGCGATGCAACTGGGTGCTTTCAATTTCCTGGAAAAACCAATCACCCCGAATCGACTTCGAGCGATCGTGGCGAAAGCGATCGAAGCGGTACAGCTCAAACAAACGAACGTGGAGCTCCGGCGGCGCCTGGATGAGAAATTCGGCTTCGAAGGGATCGTCTACGCCGGCCCGCAAATGCAGCAACTCATCGATCGATTGAAGCGAATTGCCCCCACTGACGCCACGGTGCTGATCACCGGGGAAAGCGGTACGGGGAAAGAATTGATCGCCCGCGCGATCCATCAAAATAGTCCTCGTAAAGGGAAGCGCATGGTCGCATTGAATGTGCGCGCCGTCTCCGAAAACTTGGTCGAGAGCGAAATGTTCGGTCACGTTCGTGGATCGTTTACCGACGCGGTGACCGATCGCGAAGGAGCCTTTCAATACGCCGACGGCGGTACGTTGTTTCTCGATGAAGTAGGTGATATGCCGATGAGCACGCAGATCAAACTGCTGCGTGTGCTCGAAGAGCATCAAATCACGCGCGTCGGAGATAACAAACCGATCAAGGTCAACGTGCGATTGATTTCTGCAACCAACCGGCCCCTCGAGGCGATGATCGAAGAGGGGCAATTCCGCAATGATCTTTTCTATCGTCTAAAAGTAGTCACAGTGCATCTGCCTCCACTGCGAGATCGGCGTGACGACATCATCCCACTCATGGATCACTTCCGAAAGACATTCGTTCGTCGGCACAATCACGCGCCATGCAACTTCACGCCCGCAGTGACGAAAAAATTCTTTGCGTATGCCTGGCCGGGAAACATTCGTCAGCTACGCAACTTTGTCGAAACCATGGTTGTCCTCGATACCGACGGAAAACTCGACATCGACGACTTGCCTCCCGAGTTGATGGACGACAGTGATTCTTCGCTCAATACGCTAGGCGCGACGAACACGATCGAAATGCCTAACATGCCGCTGGCGATTGGTAATTCGGAGTTGGTGGGGAAGACGATGGATGAAATCGAACAATGGGCCATCGAAGAAACGCTGAAAATCACTGCAGGTAACCGAGAAGAGGCAGCCAAAATCCTCGGTATCGGCGCTCGCACCCTTTACCGCAAGCTCGACAAGTATCGAGAAGAAAGCCAATAATGCCGCAAGCTTTTCGGTGCATCTTTTTGTTAATTCTGTGGTTGCCATGTATCACAGCGCACGCTTGGACGGATTCAGACCCAGCGATCCTCGAATCTATGAAGCGAGAGTTTGATGGGAAGATCGATCGGATTGCAGTAGCTTCGGACTCGATCTCGGTCCGGGGGAGTATTGCAATCGAGCCGGATGCGACTGCTTACGGGCTCGCAGCACTTCCACTGCACGCATCGCGGATCGATCTCCCGCTCGATGCGAATGTTGAGCCGATCCGCTTCGATGCTCAAGGCGCTTTCGAATGGAAAGTCAAGCGTTTGGAGGGGGATCCTGCCCATCGACGGGATCGACTATTTCGTCGTTGGCATGTTGTAAAGCAAAAGGGAGAACAATGGTCGATCGCTTCGCGAGGCCGATATGCGGACGAGATCGATTGCCGCGCTCCGGATTTGCCTGCGGCAAGACCGACTACGCAAAAGGGGCTCGGTGGGTGGACTCCGAATCGCGGCCCGGGACTGGAGAATGAGTTAAAAGAATTGGGGATCGGATCTGTTACCGTTAATGTGGCTGGACTCCATAACGCACTGCGACTGGAACCGGCGTCCGATACGGTGCCCTATATTTGGGATGGTAAAACCTATCACCTCCGAGAGTCGGTTCTGCACGATTACGACCGGACTTTTCAACTAGCGCAGCAGAACAACGTGATGGTCTCCGCTATCCTCTTGATCAATAACATTCGCGATCCGAATCAAGCGGAAGGAAGTCTGCTCGCGCATCCCGATGCGACCGCCGATGGAACCTATGCGATGCCGAATGTCGCAACGCCGGAAGGAGAAAACTACGTCGCCGCGCTCTACAATTTAATCGCGGAGCGATGGTCGCGTACCGATGGCAAATTTGGACGTGTCCACCACTGGATCATGCACAATGAAGTCGATTTCGGATGGGTATGGACCAACGCTGGTAAGAAGTCCGATCTTGCGTACATGGATCTTTACCAACGTTCCATGCGACTGATGCACCTTGCCACGCGCCAATACGATCCGCACGGGGACGCATTCATCTCTCTCACCCATCACTGGTCGATTCCGGGTGAGCCCTATGCGTATGGTTCTCGACGCATGCTGGAACTTCTCGATCTCTTTGAGGAGGCGGAGGGAGAATTTAAATGGGGGCTCGCATTCCATCCCTACCCGCAGGACTTGTTTGAGCCGAAGACTTGGCAAGACAGCCAAGCCACTTGGGATTGGAACACGGCCAAGATTACGCCGAAAAATCTAGAAGTCCTCGATGCCTTCATGCGTCGCGACACGATGCGATTTGAGGGTGCAGTACGGAAGATCCATTTGAGCGAAAACGGATTCAATTCCCGGAGCTATTCCGACTCGGACCTAGCGAATCAAGCGGCTGGGATGGCATTGGCTTGGCACAAGATCCAGCGATTGCCTGCCATTCAAGTCTGGCATTATCACAACTGGGTGGACCATCCCGACGAAGGGGGACTCAAAATCGGATTGAGAAAGCTACCGAATGATCCCGAGGGACCCTTGGGCAAAAAACCGATTTGGCATTTGTATCGATCGTTGGGCACCGACACGCAAGAAAACGTGTCGATGCCCTATCTCAAAGTGATTGGGCTCTCGTCGTGGGACGAAGCCGTTCACCCATTCCCGTAGCGCTTACGCGAAATAACTATTCGATTTCGGTTTCCTTGTTGCCATTTCGCAAGAACGGCTTGCGAGTTTGTTTACCTTCGACCGGTTCCAGGTTTCGGACCCAGATATTGCGAAAGCGAACGGGATTGCCGTGATCTTGTAGGGTGATAGGTCCTTTGTCTTTATGCTTTTTGTAGGCGGGCGGACGATTGAAGGGAGTATCGCCTTTCAATTCGAAGTGATTGAGGATCAAGACGCCGTTGTGCATGGCGGTGATGTAAGCGGGAGATTGAAGCGAACCATCCTCTTTGAACCGAGGTGCGGTCCAGAAGATGTCGTAGGTGTTCCATTCGCCCGGTTTGCGCATGGCGTTGGCCATCGGTGGCGTTTGCTTGTAGATCGCACCCGCTTGGCCATCGGAGTAGGTTTTATTCTGGTACGAATCGAGGACCTGCAACTCGTAAATTCCCATCAGGAATACCCCGGAGTTGCCCCGCCCTTGTCCGTCCCCTTTGGGAGGTGTTGGGGCAGACCATTCGATGTGCACTTGGCAATCTCCAAACTCTTCGACACTGGTCACGGCTCCTTTGCCTGCGACCATCGATCCCGCATCCACTTTCCAACCCGATGCGTTTTTCCAGTGCGAAAGATCCTTTCCGTCGAATAGAACGACGGCATCGGAAGGTGGTAAATCGTTCGTCGCTCCAGGCGTGACGAGAGACGGTTCCTTCCATTCAATCCCGTTGATGTATTCCTGTGCAGTCACCATTTGGCAAGGAGCGAAGAGGGCGGCGAGCGCTCCAAATTGTTTTGAAACGGAACGAAGTTTGTCTGAGCAACGTTGCATAGTGGCCTCACGGAGAGAAATTGGGGGATCTGGAAAGGCTAGAGGGCAACACAAAAGGAAATCATTCCACTCGTGCCGACCTGCGTGAACGAACGCGCACCATCGTAAGTCGGATGAATTCGGAATGCAAAGGGAACGTTGGGGATGCAGAACGCTTGGAAACAGGATTACGGTCTCGTTTCCCTTCCGTTGGAACCCGCTTTTCTCTCCATTTTGACCAACACCGTTCAGATTGGTCTAGGATTCGCGACATGGCATTCTGTACTATCGCGCGGCAATAGCGCAGCCTGCCTGGAACGTTCCCCTTTTCGGACTCGCTATACCCAAAGAATGTTGGCAAGGACATGGAGCGATGAGTATCAACAAAACTCGTAAGAAGAATTCCCGGTTCTATTGGGCCGAGCTGGGGTTCTTAGCGCTCGGACTTGTTGGACTCAATCCTTCATTATTAACCGACCTCCTAATCGGCTCCACGGTTCCCGTTCCTCAGAACATCCCTTCGCAGCCACTGTATGGTTATCCTCCGCCAACTTCGGCTCCTTACGGCGCGTATCCGGGTAATCCATACACGGACAATGGTTGGCACGGAGCGACCCCCAACTACCAACCCACTGCCTACTTCCCTCAGTCCTCTTACGCGAATCCGCAAACTGCAGGGGGGTTGATTTCTCAACCCGATATCCAACTCTTGGCATCTCGGGTCGGAGAGTATCTTTCCGGCTCAGCATCGCAATGGTGGGGTAGCCAACAGACTCCATCTGCAACTCCCGACCTCCGCCCCTCGACGGCCGGGCTGGCAAATCCATACGCAGCGAGCTACCCGAATTACCAGTACCAATCTTCAACGCAGTTCGGTGCATCGAATGGCTATGCAGGGGGCTGGCAATTGAACCAACCGTCCGCGGGCCTCCCTTCGACAGGGACACCTTCCACCGTTCCGCCGCCAAATTACTCACAGCCCTACGCCGCACCCCTACCCTCAACCTCGGGGGCCACGTATTCGGCGCAACTTCCTAGCGGAGCGTCCTACTTGAACGCACCTGCAAGCCCCGCCGCGGGTGCTCCGTCCCCGAACCTCGTTCGAGGATATTCCTCCAACTACCAAACATTAGCGAACCCTGGGTCGTTCGTGCCCGCAGGAAGCACATCGAATGTTCTCCAGCAGCGGCAGACACAGCCCACCTATCCCGCGCCCCCCACACAGGGACCAGGTGGATGGACCAACCCCGCCACGCAAACCATCCCCCCCTCGACTGGCGGCTACTACGGCCGCCGTTGATCCCAATCCAATTCGAGAACTTCGCCTCTCTCAAGCGCTCTTTCGCGAGCAGCTTCTTCCGGCGAGAACGACGGCGATCAAGAAGCAAATCTCCACCACAGGCAAGACAATGAGCAACCCAATCCAACCGGGAACTGGGATGCGCATCGAGGAAGTGGCTTGCAAAACGGCGAGCCCGAACAGGAAACACAGATCGCAAATCCACATCGCCAGCGCCAACGCGAGCCCCGTTTTCCAAACTGCCATGCTTTCCATCGTTTCAACAAACCCCCGTCGGTCACTCAAGCTTCGTTTCTAAAGCCCCCCCCGATCTCCACTCATTCGGACTGCATGGATGGCCCAAGCTCGCGAAAGAGCTCTACCCAGGCTAGCCAGATAGCGTTCTGAATGGTTGCTTTTCCGGATTGCTTTAGCTCCATTAATGCCGCCGGAGATTCGTCTGGCCAATGCCCTATCCAACCTGCAGCAACCCCTCGACTTTTCAGCAGAAACTCTCGCAAGTCCTCAGGACTGCAACTCAGTGGAAATGTCTCACCGATCACAATCGGCTTGTCCCACGCAAATTTCTTGAGCAGCGCCAGTTCCTCAGCAACCTTGCCGGTTTTGGGATAGAGGTGGGGCGAAACAAAGTCGAGTTCCTCGGCAGACGATTGGTAAGCAGTTGGAAACGGGAGCAACCCCATTGTGATCATGTGAGACGAATCCTGCGCGCGAATCGACTGAACCATACGTGCGATCCACGCGCGAAAGATCTCGTCCCCCGTTCGCTTGCCGGCGTTCAAACTCAATCGCTGACAAAATTCCACGTCCCCCATGCGCCCCGAATACCAGCCATCTTCAGGCTTGCCCGCTGCCGCCGGTTCGTTCACCAAATCGTAGGCGAAGACAGCAGGACTATCTTTACAAGTTCGAGCGATCGTTTCCCAGAAGAACGCTTGAGCCCGCCAGCGATCGTCGTCAGTAAGTTTGTCGTACCACTCCGGACGGTCCGCGATCGTGTAGTTAGCAAGCCCGGTTATCTTGAGGTAGATGCCTGTCTTTTCCGCGATGGCCAGCAACTGCTGAATTCCGGCGATCCCCTTTTCGCTGGCAACATCGGGCTTGTCGAGAATGCGTGGCAATTCGGGATGGATGCGCGCGACTGTTGTGCCTGACTGCTTCATCTCCTCGAACTCGCGCTGGACGCGAGCCGGGTCCTCCTCCAGCCGCTTGAGAATATCCACGGAAGCGTAATTGTGCCCCCAAGGAACAAACCTCTCGCCAGAAGGGTGCAACACAAAACCCTTTTTGTCTTTCGAAACTTGAATGACTTCCATCTTCGTCGCTCGATCGATCGACGGACTCGTAGGCCCGTCGTCCGCGCCTGCGAATCGCAAGCCGAGAACAGAAACCAGCAAGACGTTCGCGATCGCATAGAATTTGCACTGCATATTTTAAGTCCTTGGATTGCGCACGGCGTTCATCCCCTGAAAGATCTCACTCGCAGTGAAGTATACCAGGAATGGGCACATCGACTCCTCGGCTGGAAGCGGGAGCCAAGATGAAACGGTTACTGGCGCGTTCGAACAGCAGACCCAGGACACACCGTGGGCCTTATCGCCCCAAGAAGAAGTCGATGGGGGAAGCGAGAAAGCTCGGAGAGTCTTCGTCGACCGGTTCCCCCTGGAGATAGGCTCGCATTTTGGCCGCATCGCCACCGAAGCTTTTTCCGGTCTGCTCTTTGAGAGCGAGATACGCAGCGTATTGAGCCCCGGGTTGCTTCGAGTCCAATTGTTTGGCGAGGAAGCTTTTCACATCCTCGGTTTTATGATTTCCCAACGACTCCGCCGCCATGTTTCGCACCACATCGCTCTTATCCGATGCAGCCATGGACAAGAGAGCTTGGGTGGCAATCGGATCACTGCTATTTCGAAGCGCCTTGGCGACCTCGAGCCGAACCTTGCTTTCTTTGTCCTTCGATAGTTCCGTCACGACCATCATAGCGTCTGGCCGTTCCAGCACTTCAGACAACACCAGAACGATGTGCCGACGAATATCGGGGCTGGTTTCCGCTTTGGCTGTATTGGCTAGGAGCTCGATATATCGGCGCTGCTCTTCGACCGGGTATTTTGCTATCGCCGTACGAAGCAGCTGGAACTCTTCCACCCGTTGATGGTAGACCGGCCGCCGAGCGCGATCCTTTCTCCATTGATCCTGAATGACCGGGTTCAGCTTCTTAAGTTCGTAAAACGGGCCGTCGGTACATCCGATGATCGCGAGCAATAAGCCGCTCGCGATGGCGGAGGAAACCCGTTTTCGTTGGGAAGCTAAGAATTCCACGTACGCAAGCCCCGTGGGGAGATGGGAAACAAACCGTTTGATCGCGGACATTAGCAAACCTCAATCGCTCGAATCCAGGGCAATTGCTCAGGAGCGATCCAAACAGGCAACTTTTATGAGACCTGTTGCGAAAGCCGCAGGGTTGGAGGACAATTTTGCGTTAACGCGTCATTAGTGGTTTGGGATTTTCCCCTTCTCCAGATACCCTAATCGATGCAGATTGAGGGGTTGGCCGTTGGTCTATCCGATTTCCGCCGGCCTTTTCCTCCGCCACCTCGCAGTCCCTTCCCGAACCCCGAGCCCTCCCAATAGAGTCCTGTGTACGATGCGAATACGAATCCCCGCTTTTGTCCTGTCGGTTGTCGCAACCCTTTGCATTCACACCGCGGGCCTTCGTTCAGCAGGCTATGCTCAAGACGGTAAGAAGCATG includes these proteins:
- the aroH gene encoding chorismate mutase, coding for MDGGKLCRGVRGATTVESNSKEAILKGTRQLLALMIRRNEIAQEDVASAIFTVTRDLNAEFPALAARQMGWIDIPLLCGYEVDVPGSLGACVRILLHWNTSKSQKEIHHVYIHDAIALRPDLNKLPPVDWNELEEWIASQLSTGKSGKP
- a CDS encoding sigma-54-dependent transcriptional regulator → MFESLEKTGYRCTVATSGPEGKRHLEQNTFDVIITDLMMNDFDGMQVLAMARQLLPESQVIMVTGHATVSKAVEAMQLGAFNFLEKPITPNRLRAIVAKAIEAVQLKQTNVELRRRLDEKFGFEGIVYAGPQMQQLIDRLKRIAPTDATVLITGESGTGKELIARAIHQNSPRKGKRMVALNVRAVSENLVESEMFGHVRGSFTDAVTDREGAFQYADGGTLFLDEVGDMPMSTQIKLLRVLEEHQITRVGDNKPIKVNVRLISATNRPLEAMIEEGQFRNDLFYRLKVVTVHLPPLRDRRDDIIPLMDHFRKTFVRRHNHAPCNFTPAVTKKFFAYAWPGNIRQLRNFVETMVVLDTDGKLDIDDLPPELMDDSDSSLNTLGATNTIEMPNMPLAIGNSELVGKTMDEIEQWAIEETLKITAGNREEAAKILGIGARTLYRKLDKYREESQ
- a CDS encoding DUF5722 domain-containing protein, whose product is MPQAFRCIFLLILWLPCITAHAWTDSDPAILESMKREFDGKIDRIAVASDSISVRGSIAIEPDATAYGLAALPLHASRIDLPLDANVEPIRFDAQGAFEWKVKRLEGDPAHRRDRLFRRWHVVKQKGEQWSIASRGRYADEIDCRAPDLPAARPTTQKGLGGWTPNRGPGLENELKELGIGSVTVNVAGLHNALRLEPASDTVPYIWDGKTYHLRESVLHDYDRTFQLAQQNNVMVSAILLINNIRDPNQAEGSLLAHPDATADGTYAMPNVATPEGENYVAALYNLIAERWSRTDGKFGRVHHWIMHNEVDFGWVWTNAGKKSDLAYMDLYQRSMRLMHLATRQYDPHGDAFISLTHHWSIPGEPYAYGSRRMLELLDLFEEAEGEFKWGLAFHPYPQDLFEPKTWQDSQATWDWNTAKITPKNLEVLDAFMRRDTMRFEGAVRKIHLSENGFNSRSYSDSDLANQAAGMALAWHKIQRLPAIQVWHYHNWVDHPDEGGLKIGLRKLPNDPEGPLGKKPIWHLYRSLGTDTQENVSMPYLKVIGLSSWDEAVHPFP
- a CDS encoding DUF1080 domain-containing protein, with the translated sequence MQRCSDKLRSVSKQFGALAALFAPCQMVTAQEYINGIEWKEPSLVTPGATNDLPPSDAVVLFDGKDLSHWKNASGWKVDAGSMVAGKGAVTSVEEFGDCQVHIEWSAPTPPKGDGQGRGNSGVFLMGIYELQVLDSYQNKTYSDGQAGAIYKQTPPMANAMRKPGEWNTYDIFWTAPRFKEDGSLQSPAYITAMHNGVLILNHFELKGDTPFNRPPAYKKHKDKGPITLQDHGNPVRFRNIWVRNLEPVEGKQTRKPFLRNGNKETEIE
- a CDS encoding cellulase family glycosylhydrolase, coding for MQCKFYAIANVLLVSVLGLRFAGADDGPTSPSIDRATKMEVIQVSKDKKGFVLHPSGERFVPWGHNYASVDILKRLEEDPARVQREFEEMKQSGTTVARIHPELPRILDKPDVASEKGIAGIQQLLAIAEKTGIYLKITGLANYTIADRPEWYDKLTDDDRWRAQAFFWETIARTCKDSPAVFAYDLVNEPAAAGKPEDGWYSGRMGDVEFCQRLSLNAGKRTGDEIFRAWIARMVQSIRAQDSSHMITMGLLPFPTAYQSSAEELDFVSPHLYPKTGKVAEELALLKKFAWDKPIVIGETFPLSCSPEDLREFLLKSRGVAAGWIGHWPDESPAALMELKQSGKATIQNAIWLAWVELFRELGPSMQSE
- a CDS encoding HEAT repeat domain-containing protein yields the protein MSAIKRFVSHLPTGLAYVEFLASQRKRVSSAIASGLLLAIIGCTDGPFYELKKLNPVIQDQWRKDRARRPVYHQRVEEFQLLRTAIAKYPVEEQRRYIELLANTAKAETSPDIRRHIVLVLSEVLERPDAMMVVTELSKDKESKVRLEVAKALRNSSDPIATQALLSMAASDKSDVVRNMAAESLGNHKTEDVKSFLAKQLDSKQPGAQYAAYLALKEQTGKSFGGDAAKMRAYLQGEPVDEDSPSFLASPIDFFLGR